A single region of the Calonectris borealis chromosome 21, bCalBor7.hap1.2, whole genome shotgun sequence genome encodes:
- the LOC142091328 gene encoding alpha-1-acid glycoprotein 1-like yields MAVAGVAAVLGLAALLPTAAFPCGAPRPQHPDNATASKLLGTWLYVAGAAQFPQHLLEMLLIDHGHLHVEPRAGDQELLITQRVAVGDQCLTNNSTYLEIATGNATLVKHAKTQQTVGTLMNLSSEDVLLIQYQLQRERTYLGLYLYARNLSVSTAHREEFERHAKCLGLSEEETVYAPWKTELCQEIEKGTNPRTEPAAAVTASPPPGTPPPGSTGN; encoded by the exons ATGGCCGTGGCCGGGGTCGCCGCCGTCCTCGGCCTCGCGGCGCTGCTGCCCACGGCCGCCTTCCCCTGCGGAGCCCCGCGCCCGCAGCACCCGGACAACGCCACGGCGTCGAAG CTGCTGGGGACCTGGCTTTACGTGGCCGGGGCTGCCCAGTtcccccagcacctcctggaGATGCTGCTCATCGACCACGGTCACCTCCACGTGGAGCCCCGCGCCGGGGACCAGGAGCTGCTCATCACCCAGCGCGTGGCCGT gGGGGACCAATGTCTCACCAACAACTCCACCTACTTGGAAATCGCCACCGGTAACGCCACGCTGGTGAAGCACG CCAAGACCCAGCAAACCGTGGGGACGCTGATGAACCTCAGCTCTGAAGACGTTTTACTCATCCAGTACCAACTGCAGAGGGAAAGGACGTATTTGGGACTGTATCTCTATG CCCGAAACCTGAGCGTGAGCACAGCCCACCGGGAAGAGTTCGAGCGCCACGCCAAGTGCCTGGGGCTGAGCGAAGAGGAGACGGTGTACGCGCCGTGGAAAACG GAGCTGTGTCAAGAAATCGAAAAAGGAACCAACCCACGCACGGAGCCCGCGGCTGCAGTCACAGCGTCACCTCCTCCGGGCACCCCCCCGCCTGGGAGCACGGGTAACTGA